In the Bradyrhizobium guangzhouense genome, one interval contains:
- the dnaN gene encoding DNA polymerase III subunit beta encodes MKVTVERAQLLKSLGHVHRVVERRNTIPILGNVLVRAENAKLSLKATDLDLEVTETLPAETATAGSTTVPAHMFYDIVRKLPDGSQIVLETDGDRAVLAIRAGRSRFTLQTLPENDFPDLAAGDLSHSFNLAAKDVKRLIDRTQFAISTEETRYYLNGIYLHAAGTAKAATLRGVATDGHRLAQLDLVQPKGAEGMPGVIVPRKTVGEVQRLIEDTEAEMTIELSQAKIRFTIGNVVLTSKLIDGTFPDYGRVIPQGNDKELVVDKKDFENAVDRVSTISSERGRAVKLSLSPGKLVLSVTNPDSGSATEELEVEYASDALDIGFNSRYLLDIAAQIEGDAAVLRLADPGSPTLVQDKDDKSALYVLMPMRV; translated from the coding sequence ATGAAGGTTACGGTCGAACGCGCGCAACTCCTTAAATCGCTGGGCCATGTCCATCGCGTGGTCGAGCGCCGCAACACGATTCCGATCCTGGGCAACGTGCTGGTGCGCGCCGAAAACGCGAAATTGTCGCTGAAGGCGACCGACCTCGACCTCGAGGTGACCGAGACCCTGCCGGCGGAAACCGCAACCGCCGGCTCGACCACGGTGCCGGCGCACATGTTCTACGACATCGTGCGCAAGCTGCCCGACGGCTCGCAGATCGTGCTGGAGACCGACGGCGATCGCGCGGTGCTGGCGATCCGCGCCGGCCGCTCGCGCTTCACGCTGCAGACCCTGCCCGAGAACGATTTCCCGGACCTTGCCGCCGGCGACCTCTCGCATTCGTTCAATCTCGCCGCCAAGGACGTCAAGCGGCTGATCGACCGCACCCAGTTTGCGATCTCCACCGAGGAGACGCGCTACTACCTCAACGGCATCTATCTGCACGCCGCGGGCACCGCGAAGGCTGCGACCTTGCGCGGCGTCGCCACCGACGGCCACCGCCTCGCCCAGCTCGATCTGGTCCAGCCCAAGGGCGCCGAGGGCATGCCGGGCGTGATCGTGCCGCGCAAGACCGTCGGCGAGGTGCAGCGCCTGATCGAGGACACCGAAGCCGAGATGACGATCGAGCTGTCGCAGGCCAAGATCCGCTTCACCATCGGCAACGTCGTGCTGACCTCGAAACTGATCGACGGCACCTTCCCCGACTATGGCCGCGTCATTCCGCAAGGAAACGACAAGGAACTCGTGGTCGACAAGAAGGATTTCGAGAACGCGGTCGACCGCGTCTCCACCATCTCCAGCGAGCGCGGCCGCGCCGTGAAGCTCTCGCTGTCGCCGGGCAAGCTGGTGCTGTCGGTGACGAATCCGGACTCGGGCAGCGCCACCGAGGAGCTCGAGGTCGAATACGCCTCCGACGCGCTCGATATCGGCTTCAACTCCCGCTACCTCCTCGACATCGCCGCCCAGATCGAAGGCGACGCCGCAGTGCTCCGCCTCGCCGACCCCGGCTCGCCGACCCTGGTGCAGGACAAGGACGACAAGAGCGCGCTCTACGTGCTGATGCCGATGCGGGTGTGA
- the recF gene encoding DNA replication/repair protein RecF (All proteins in this family for which functions are known are DNA-binding proteins that assist the filamentation of RecA onto DNA for the initiation of recombination or recombinational repair.): MTPSRIHRLTLTHFRNYRAAGLETAADMVALVGPNGAGKTNCIEAISFLSPGRGLRRATLEDVADNQGDGSWAVSAQVEGALGLATLGTGIEPPRADAAVIRRCRIDREPVNSAASFGDHVRMVWLTPAMDGLFMGAASERRRFFDRLVLAIDSEHSSRINALERSLRSRNRLLETRNYDDHWCDAIERETAELAVAVAATRGQTAARLTGMLNARAQQSAFPSAQIALDGWMENALLTETATSVEDRYRQILRNNRPRDAIAGRTTDGPHLTDLQVIYAPKSMPARDASTGEQKALLIGLVLAHATLVAEMTGIVPLLLLDEVVAHLDPNRRAALFDELRRLGAQVWLTGADPAAFAEIGAGGEVFDVESGRVSARR; this comes from the coding sequence ATGACCCCCTCCCGCATCCATCGCCTGACGCTGACGCATTTTCGCAACTATCGGGCGGCGGGGCTCGAGACGGCGGCTGACATGGTGGCGTTGGTCGGGCCGAACGGGGCAGGCAAGACCAATTGCATCGAGGCGATCTCGTTCCTGTCGCCGGGACGGGGCCTGCGCCGCGCCACGCTGGAGGATGTCGCCGACAACCAGGGCGACGGCTCCTGGGCGGTCTCCGCGCAGGTCGAGGGCGCGCTGGGGCTCGCCACGCTCGGCACCGGCATCGAGCCGCCGCGCGCGGACGCCGCGGTGATCAGGCGCTGCCGCATCGACCGCGAGCCCGTGAATTCGGCGGCCAGCTTTGGCGATCACGTCCGCATGGTGTGGCTGACGCCGGCGATGGACGGACTGTTCATGGGCGCCGCGTCCGAGCGCCGGCGCTTCTTCGACCGCCTGGTGCTGGCGATCGACAGCGAGCATTCCAGCCGCATCAACGCGCTGGAACGCTCGTTGCGTTCGCGCAACCGCCTGCTGGAGACGCGCAATTACGACGACCATTGGTGCGACGCGATCGAGCGCGAAACCGCAGAGCTCGCGGTCGCCGTCGCCGCAACGCGCGGCCAGACCGCAGCGCGTCTGACCGGCATGCTGAATGCGCGCGCGCAACAATCCGCGTTTCCCTCGGCGCAGATCGCGCTCGACGGCTGGATGGAAAATGCGCTGCTGACGGAGACGGCGACATCGGTCGAGGATCGCTATCGCCAGATCCTGCGCAACAACCGCCCGCGCGATGCCATCGCCGGCCGCACCACCGACGGCCCGCATCTCACTGATCTCCAGGTGATCTACGCGCCGAAAAGCATGCCCGCGCGCGATGCCTCGACCGGCGAGCAGAAGGCGCTGCTGATCGGCCTCGTGCTGGCGCACGCGACGCTGGTTGCCGAGATGACCGGCATCGTGCCGCTCTTGCTGCTCGACGAGGTCGTCGCCCATCTCGATCCCAACAGGCGCGCGGCGCTGTTCGACGAGCTGCGCAGGCTCGGCGCGCAGGTCTGGCTGACCGGCGCGGACCCGGCCGCATTTGCCGAGATCGGCGCCGGCGGCGAAGTCTTTGACGTCGAGAGCGGACGCGTTTCGGCCCGGCGATAG
- the gyrB gene encoding DNA topoisomerase (ATP-hydrolyzing) subunit B — MTEPARQTPAENEPSNPSDYGAESIRVLKGLDAVRKRPGMYIGDTDDGSGLHHMVYEVVDNAIDEALAGHATRVDVVLNADNSVTVRDDGRGIPVDIHKGEGISAAEVIMTQLHAGGKFDQNSYKVSGGLHGVGVSVVNALSSKLGLRIWRDDKEHYIEFAHGDAVAPLKVVGDAPGRRGTEVTFLASSETFKNIEYDFATLEHRLRELAFLNSGVNIALSDMRHAVEKREEMYYSGGVEEFVKYLDRNKKALVPTPIMVRAEANGIGVEAALWWNDSYHENVLCFTNNIPQRDGGTHLAGFRGALTRQVNGYAEANAKKEKIALTGDDCREGLTAVLSVKVPDPKFSSQTKDKLVSSEVRPVVENVLNEALQAWFEEHPSEAKMIVGKVIQAAAAREAARKARELTRKSPLSVSSLPGKLADCQEKDPAKSELFIVEGDSAGGSAKQGRNREFQAVLPLRGKILNVERVRPDKMLGSEQIGTLITALGTSIGDEFSVEKLRYHKIIVMTDADVDGAHIRTLLLTFFYRQMRDIIDGGYLYIAQPPLYKVSKGKSEQYLKDERALEDYLIDAGLDDCVYIPGTGGDRSGRDLRALVDDARVVRSILRNLHSRYNRKVVEQAAITGVLNKSVYGNPENAAAAAQYIATRLDSQAEEVERGWVGQFVEGQGFLFERTVRGVKESAVIDDALLGSAEARKLDEYAPKLQDVYARSGKLRRKDSEHVVHGPSDLFEAVTDAGRKGITLQRYKGLGEMNPEQLWETTLDTDVRSLLQVKVKEVDEADDIFTKLMGDVVEPRRDFIQEHSLSATIDI, encoded by the coding sequence ATGACAGAACCTGCTCGGCAGACGCCTGCCGAAAACGAGCCCTCAAATCCAAGCGATTACGGGGCGGAATCGATCCGCGTGCTCAAGGGGCTCGATGCCGTCCGCAAGCGCCCCGGCATGTATATCGGCGACACCGATGACGGCTCGGGCCTGCACCACATGGTGTACGAGGTCGTCGACAACGCGATCGACGAAGCGCTGGCGGGCCACGCCACGCGCGTCGATGTCGTGCTCAATGCCGACAATTCCGTCACCGTGCGCGATGACGGCCGCGGCATTCCGGTCGACATCCACAAGGGCGAAGGCATCTCGGCGGCCGAGGTCATCATGACCCAGCTGCACGCTGGCGGAAAATTCGACCAGAATTCCTACAAGGTCTCCGGCGGCCTGCATGGCGTCGGCGTCTCCGTCGTCAACGCGCTGTCGAGCAAGCTCGGTTTGCGCATCTGGCGCGACGACAAGGAACATTACATCGAGTTCGCCCATGGCGATGCGGTCGCACCGCTCAAGGTCGTCGGCGATGCGCCGGGCCGGCGCGGCACCGAGGTGACGTTCCTGGCCTCGAGCGAGACCTTCAAGAACATCGAATATGATTTCGCGACGCTCGAGCATCGCCTGCGCGAGCTCGCCTTCCTCAATTCCGGCGTGAACATTGCGCTCTCCGACATGCGCCACGCGGTCGAGAAGCGCGAGGAGATGTACTATTCCGGTGGCGTCGAGGAGTTCGTCAAATATCTCGACCGCAACAAGAAGGCGCTGGTGCCAACGCCGATCATGGTGCGCGCCGAAGCCAACGGCATCGGCGTCGAGGCCGCTCTGTGGTGGAACGACAGCTACCACGAGAACGTGCTGTGCTTCACCAACAACATCCCGCAGCGCGACGGCGGCACCCATCTCGCCGGCTTCCGCGGCGCGCTGACGCGCCAGGTCAACGGCTATGCCGAGGCCAACGCCAAGAAGGAAAAGATCGCGCTCACCGGCGACGACTGCCGCGAAGGCCTCACGGCCGTCCTGTCGGTGAAGGTGCCGGATCCGAAGTTCTCGTCGCAGACCAAGGACAAGCTGGTGTCCTCGGAAGTGCGCCCCGTGGTCGAGAACGTCCTCAACGAGGCGCTGCAGGCCTGGTTCGAGGAGCACCCGAGCGAAGCCAAGATGATCGTCGGCAAGGTGATCCAGGCCGCCGCCGCCCGCGAAGCCGCGCGAAAGGCGCGCGAGCTGACGCGCAAGAGCCCGCTCTCGGTCTCCTCGCTGCCCGGCAAGCTCGCCGACTGTCAGGAAAAGGACCCGGCCAAATCAGAGCTGTTCATCGTCGAGGGTGACTCGGCAGGCGGCAGCGCCAAGCAGGGCCGCAACCGCGAATTCCAGGCCGTCTTGCCGCTGCGCGGCAAGATCCTCAATGTCGAGCGCGTGCGTCCCGACAAGATGCTGGGCAGCGAGCAGATCGGCACGCTGATCACCGCGCTCGGAACCAGCATCGGCGACGAATTCTCGGTCGAGAAGCTGCGCTACCACAAGATCATCGTGATGACGGACGCCGACGTCGACGGCGCCCACATCCGCACGCTGCTGCTGACCTTCTTCTATCGCCAGATGCGCGACATCATCGACGGCGGCTATCTCTATATCGCCCAGCCGCCGCTCTATAAGGTCTCCAAAGGCAAGTCCGAGCAGTATCTAAAGGACGAGCGCGCGCTGGAAGATTATCTGATCGACGCCGGGCTCGACGATTGCGTGTACATCCCAGGCACCGGCGGCGACCGCTCGGGGCGCGACCTGCGCGCGCTGGTCGATGATGCCCGCGTGGTCCGCAGCATCCTGCGCAACCTGCACAGCCGCTATAATCGCAAGGTGGTCGAGCAGGCCGCCATCACCGGCGTGCTGAACAAGTCGGTCTACGGCAACCCCGAGAACGCCGCCGCCGCGGCGCAGTACATCGCGACCCGGCTCGACAGCCAGGCCGAGGAGGTCGAGCGCGGCTGGGTCGGGCAATTCGTCGAAGGCCAGGGTTTTCTGTTCGAGCGCACCGTGCGCGGCGTCAAGGAATCCGCCGTGATCGACGATGCGCTGCTTGGCTCGGCCGAAGCACGCAAGCTCGACGAATACGCGCCCAAGCTCCAGGACGTCTACGCGCGCTCCGGCAAGCTCCGCCGCAAGGACAGCGAGCATGTGGTGCACGGTCCGTCCGACCTGTTCGAGGCCGTCACCGACGCCGGCCGCAAGGGCATCACGCTTCAGCGCTATAAAGGCCTCGGCGAGATGAACCCGGAGCAGCTCTGGGAGACAACGCTCGACACCGACGTGCGCTCGCTGCTGCAGGTGAAGGTCAAGGAGGTCGACGAGGCCGACGACATCTTCACCAAGCTGATGGGCGACGTGGTCGAACCGCGCCGCGACTTCATCCAGGAACATTCGCTGAGCGCGACGATCGATATTTGA
- the murA gene encoding UDP-N-acetylglucosamine 1-carboxyvinyltransferase — MAPIQYIVEGGHRLSGSIEPAGNKNSALPIIAAALLTEHPVMLENVPRIRDTETLVELIRSVGASAEWTARNTLHIHAKSIRAADLDPELCVRIRASILLAGPLLARCGEVMLPPPGGDVIGRRRLDTHVLALEQLGAKVTATDRLEFRCPKLTGADVFLDEPSVTATENALVAAVAADGVTYLRNAASEPHVQDLANFLVALGAKIEGIGTNTMVIHGPATLGSATYRIQPDHIEVGSLIGLAAVTRSPLRIVRAGVEHLRSIRMGFERLGIVCRVEGDDLIVPSNQTLKIQDDFGGHVPKLEDQPWPAFPADLMSIAIVTATQCEGVILMFEKMFESRMFFVDKLIGMGARIVLCDPHRAIIAGPSRLHGATLSSPDIRAGMAMLLAAICGEGTSTINNADQIERGYERIDERLNALGAKIRRVPERKG, encoded by the coding sequence GTGGCGCCCATCCAATACATCGTCGAGGGCGGTCACCGGCTCTCGGGCTCGATCGAGCCGGCCGGCAACAAGAACTCGGCGCTGCCGATCATCGCGGCCGCTCTGCTCACCGAGCATCCAGTGATGCTGGAGAACGTGCCGCGGATCCGCGACACCGAAACCCTGGTCGAGCTGATCCGCTCGGTCGGTGCATCGGCCGAGTGGACCGCCCGCAACACGCTTCACATCCATGCCAAGAGCATCCGCGCCGCCGATCTCGACCCTGAGCTCTGCGTGCGCATCCGCGCCTCGATCCTGCTGGCAGGCCCCCTGCTCGCGCGCTGCGGCGAGGTGATGCTGCCGCCGCCCGGCGGCGACGTCATCGGGCGGCGCCGGCTCGACACCCATGTGCTGGCGCTGGAACAGCTGGGGGCCAAGGTCACCGCGACCGACCGGCTGGAATTCCGTTGCCCCAAGCTCACCGGCGCCGACGTGTTCCTGGACGAGCCGAGCGTGACCGCCACCGAGAACGCGCTGGTCGCCGCTGTCGCGGCCGACGGCGTCACTTACTTGCGCAACGCGGCCTCCGAGCCGCATGTGCAGGACCTCGCCAATTTCCTGGTTGCGCTCGGTGCGAAGATCGAGGGCATCGGCACCAACACCATGGTGATCCATGGTCCGGCGACGCTGGGCTCTGCGACCTATCGGATCCAGCCCGACCATATCGAGGTCGGCTCGCTGATCGGGCTTGCCGCGGTGACGCGCTCGCCCTTGCGCATCGTACGCGCGGGTGTCGAGCATCTGCGCTCGATCCGCATGGGATTCGAGCGGCTCGGCATCGTCTGCCGCGTCGAGGGCGACGACCTGATCGTGCCCTCGAACCAGACGCTGAAGATCCAGGACGATTTCGGCGGCCACGTGCCGAAGCTGGAAGACCAGCCCTGGCCGGCTTTCCCCGCCGATCTGATGTCGATCGCGATCGTCACCGCCACGCAATGCGAAGGCGTGATCCTGATGTTCGAGAAGATGTTCGAGTCGCGCATGTTCTTCGTCGACAAGCTGATCGGGATGGGCGCGCGCATCGTGCTGTGCGATCCGCATCGCGCCATCATCGCCGGCCCCAGCCGGCTGCACGGCGCAACCCTGAGCTCGCCCGACATCCGCGCCGGCATGGCAATGCTGCTCGCCGCCATCTGCGGCGAGGGTACATCCACCATCAACAACGCCGACCAGATCGAGCGCGGCTACGAGCGCATCGACGAGCGGCTGAACGCGCTAGGCGCGAAGATCCGGCGCGTGCCGGAACGCAAGGGGTGA
- a CDS encoding MATE family efflux transporter, producing the protein MLDTVQPQQPPQTGVQSHLAQEFVETLRLAVPMMLTQLGQIAMITSDLALIGRLGEDSVAAAALAHTVYFVSFTFGLGLMAAVSPLAAQAFGAGDVRRVRLSLRVGLWVALLISLPMMASPLYGEHILIALGQAPHSAALAQRYLNGLAWGIAPALGFIAIRSMMSAVNRPQAPLWITLAAIPANFALVYCLIHGLFGLPKFGLFGAGLATALVNLGTFIAALAIAAWRKPFADYHPLKRLWRIDWPLMRQLIAIGAPISFSLLLEYGLFSSAALLMGLISTTALAAHQIALQVTAVLFMVPLGIGMAATVRVGHAFGRDDPAGVRRAGLVAAVLGVASVSALTVAIILGRYQLGRLFFGSDAASAPTIELTATLLLVGATFFIADALQTIMGGALRGINDTRMTLAFAATGYWCVGFPIAWMLAFHGGLGAVGVWIGLSIGSFVYAGLLVLRFRMLTRKLVG; encoded by the coding sequence ATGCTCGACACCGTCCAACCACAACAGCCGCCGCAAACGGGCGTGCAAAGCCATCTCGCGCAGGAATTCGTCGAGACGCTGCGGCTGGCCGTGCCGATGATGCTGACGCAGCTCGGGCAGATCGCGATGATCACCAGCGATCTTGCGCTGATCGGGCGGCTCGGCGAGGATTCGGTCGCGGCTGCGGCACTTGCGCACACCGTCTATTTCGTCAGCTTCACCTTCGGGCTCGGCCTGATGGCCGCGGTCTCGCCGCTGGCAGCCCAGGCGTTCGGGGCCGGCGACGTCAGGCGTGTCCGCCTCTCCTTGCGCGTCGGCCTGTGGGTGGCGCTGCTGATCTCGCTGCCGATGATGGCCTCACCGCTCTATGGCGAGCACATCCTGATCGCGCTCGGACAGGCGCCACATTCGGCCGCGCTGGCGCAGCGCTATCTGAACGGCCTTGCCTGGGGCATCGCGCCGGCGCTCGGCTTCATCGCGATCCGCAGCATGATGAGCGCGGTGAACCGGCCGCAGGCACCGCTGTGGATCACGCTTGCGGCGATTCCTGCGAATTTCGCGCTGGTCTATTGCCTGATCCATGGCCTGTTCGGCTTACCGAAGTTCGGCCTGTTCGGCGCGGGGCTGGCGACGGCGCTGGTCAATCTCGGCACCTTCATCGCCGCGCTCGCCATTGCTGCGTGGCGCAAGCCGTTCGCCGACTACCATCCGCTCAAGCGTCTCTGGCGGATCGACTGGCCGTTGATGCGCCAGCTGATCGCGATCGGCGCGCCGATCTCGTTCTCACTGCTGCTGGAATACGGCCTGTTCTCCTCCGCCGCGCTGCTGATGGGCCTGATCTCGACCACGGCACTGGCCGCGCACCAGATCGCGCTCCAGGTCACCGCCGTGCTGTTCATGGTCCCGCTCGGCATCGGCATGGCCGCGACCGTGCGGGTCGGCCATGCCTTTGGCCGCGACGACCCGGCCGGCGTGCGGCGCGCGGGCCTCGTTGCCGCGGTGCTCGGGGTTGCGTCGGTCTCGGCCCTGACCGTCGCCATCATCCTTGGGCGCTATCAGCTGGGGCGGCTGTTCTTCGGCAGCGACGCGGCCAGCGCGCCGACGATCGAGCTCACTGCGACCCTGCTCCTGGTCGGCGCGACCTTCTTCATCGCCGATGCGCTCCAGACCATCATGGGCGGGGCGCTCCGCGGCATCAATGACACCAGGATGACGCTGGCGTTCGCGGCAACAGGCTATTGGTGCGTCGGCTTTCCGATCGCCTGGATGCTTGCCTTCCACGGCGGCCTCGGCGCGGTCGGCGTCTGGATCGGCCTGTCGATCGGATCGTTCGTCTATGCCGGACTCCTGGTCTTGCGATTCCGGATGCTGACGCGCAAACTGGTGGGATGA
- a CDS encoding DUF2867 domain-containing protein — MTGPVREIIPDVDAGAVLAGAQFIDAFRVGVGGAQLSAREACTRMVVHGPRWVDVLTRLRNILVKPLGLKTSGEGAPAPHGMIGLFPVLSETPERLIAGFDDYHLDFRVVVDVAGEAADRRVTLTTLVRTNNLLGRTYLALIVPFHKLVARSMMGDIAEPAR; from the coding sequence ATGACAGGACCGGTTCGCGAAATCATTCCCGATGTCGATGCCGGCGCGGTGCTGGCAGGCGCGCAGTTCATCGATGCCTTCCGTGTCGGGGTCGGCGGGGCGCAATTGAGCGCCCGCGAGGCCTGCACCCGAATGGTCGTGCACGGGCCGCGCTGGGTCGATGTACTGACGCGCTTGCGCAACATTCTGGTGAAACCCCTTGGACTGAAGACGTCCGGCGAAGGTGCTCCGGCTCCGCACGGGATGATCGGCCTGTTTCCAGTGCTGAGCGAAACGCCGGAGCGGCTGATCGCCGGCTTTGACGACTACCATCTCGATTTCCGCGTCGTGGTCGACGTCGCCGGCGAGGCGGCGGACCGACGGGTGACATTGACCACGCTGGTGCGGACCAACAATCTGCTCGGGCGGACCTACCTCGCGCTGATCGTGCCGTTCCACAAGCTCGTGGCCCGCAGCATGATGGGGGACATCGCGGAGCCGGCGCGATGA
- a CDS encoding 2-hydroxychromene-2-carboxylate isomerase, with the protein MTLSVDLFFSYRSPFSYLALPKTLKLVAEHDLAVNLRPVYPLAVRVPGFFKKASPNFIRYVVLDSTRVAQHEGIPFRFPRPDPIVQDKTTFDVAAEQPYIHRLTRLGAMAQLEGRALAFTDAIARVLWDGSVAGWNEGDHLARAAEKAGFDLAAMDAAISADPDRYEQVITENEKDHAASGHWGVPTFLFENEPFFGQDRIDLLLWRLQSKGLTKR; encoded by the coding sequence ATGACGCTGTCCGTCGACCTGTTCTTTTCCTATCGCAGCCCGTTCAGCTATCTGGCGCTGCCGAAGACGCTGAAGCTGGTCGCGGAGCATGACCTCGCGGTGAACCTGCGGCCGGTCTATCCGCTCGCGGTGCGCGTGCCCGGGTTCTTCAAGAAGGCCAGCCCGAACTTCATCCGCTATGTGGTGCTCGACAGCACGCGTGTGGCGCAGCATGAGGGCATTCCATTCCGCTTTCCGCGGCCGGACCCGATCGTGCAGGACAAGACGACGTTCGATGTCGCAGCCGAGCAGCCCTACATCCACCGGCTGACCCGGTTGGGCGCGATGGCGCAGCTCGAAGGCCGTGCGCTCGCGTTCACGGATGCGATCGCGCGAGTGCTGTGGGACGGTTCGGTTGCGGGCTGGAACGAGGGCGATCATCTCGCCCGCGCCGCGGAGAAGGCCGGCTTCGATCTCGCCGCGATGGATGCGGCGATCAGCGCCGATCCGGATCGCTACGAGCAGGTGATCACGGAAAACGAAAAGGACCACGCCGCCTCGGGCCATTGGGGCGTGCCGACCTTCTTGTTCGAGAACGAGCCGTTCTTCGGCCAGGACCGCATCGACCTGCTGTTGTGGCGCCTGCAGAGCAAAGGGCTGACGAAGCGTTAG
- a CDS encoding BLUF domain-containing protein, giving the protein MFSTWVYVSSSLLGESADGEIANIRSIAETRNAELGLTGVLMFSGRHFAQFLEGPDEKLAVMKASICRDRRHADIRTLATPAIKQRRYGGWALAYSGRATAIDRVLSDAVREQDVGELLDYMDHFVSGLG; this is encoded by the coding sequence ATGTTTTCGACCTGGGTCTATGTCAGCAGCAGCCTGCTTGGCGAAAGCGCCGATGGCGAGATCGCGAACATCCGAAGCATTGCGGAAACCAGAAACGCAGAGCTTGGGCTCACCGGCGTGCTGATGTTCTCCGGCCGTCACTTCGCGCAGTTTCTCGAAGGCCCGGACGAGAAACTCGCCGTGATGAAGGCGTCGATTTGCCGGGATCGCAGACATGCAGATATCCGGACGCTGGCAACGCCTGCGATCAAGCAACGCAGGTATGGAGGCTGGGCGCTGGCATATTCAGGGCGGGCAACCGCAATTGACCGGGTTTTGTCGGATGCCGTCCGCGAGCAGGATGTCGGAGAGCTGCTCGACTACATGGACCATTTTGTCAGCGGCCTGGGCTGA
- a CDS encoding FUSC family protein yields the protein MISASELFDRVWSRRTQLGLAVRVTVAAASAYALATALHLLLPLWAVLTSIIVTQMSVGRSLKATRDYMLGTIGGAIYGGAIAVLIPYSGELGLLGLLVLAVAPLSFLAAIYPNLSSATVTAVIVLVLPSMHHADPMASAIDRVCEVSVGAVTGLLVSFLVLPSRAVRQIRASAAKLLDLIAEAFGELLAGLTRGRDNDALHRIQDGIGTAMVGMNTIGTEAERERSARLSSGPDTGPLLRTILRLRHDVVMIGRATVVPLPAEVQVRLAGPLAEVSAAILRFLKSAAEALREGAGAPPIHPVHVALAHYSEAVAAVRQDGLIRGHTSDTAERFFALGFSLEQMHQNLCDLDRVVGEWSEAAADGPVKVAE from the coding sequence ATGATTTCAGCAAGTGAGTTGTTCGACCGGGTCTGGTCGCGCAGAACGCAACTGGGGCTGGCGGTCCGGGTCACGGTCGCGGCCGCCAGCGCCTATGCGCTCGCCACCGCGCTGCATCTGTTGTTGCCGCTCTGGGCCGTGCTGACCTCGATCATCGTGACGCAGATGAGCGTCGGCCGCTCGTTGAAGGCGACGCGCGACTACATGCTCGGCACGATCGGCGGCGCCATCTATGGCGGCGCGATCGCGGTCCTGATTCCCTATTCCGGTGAGCTCGGCCTGCTGGGCCTGCTGGTGCTGGCCGTGGCGCCGCTTTCCTTTCTCGCAGCGATCTACCCGAATCTGAGCTCGGCGACGGTGACGGCGGTGATCGTGCTCGTGCTGCCCTCGATGCATCATGCCGATCCCATGGCCTCGGCGATCGACCGCGTCTGCGAGGTTTCGGTCGGCGCGGTGACCGGACTGCTCGTCTCTTTCCTGGTGCTGCCCTCGCGCGCGGTCCGGCAGATCCGTGCCAGCGCCGCGAAACTGCTCGATCTGATCGCGGAAGCCTTCGGCGAACTGCTGGCCGGCCTGACGCGCGGCCGCGACAACGATGCGCTGCATCGGATCCAGGACGGCATCGGCACCGCCATGGTGGGCATGAACACGATCGGCACTGAAGCCGAGCGCGAGCGTTCGGCGCGGCTGTCGAGCGGCCCCGACACCGGCCCCTTGCTGCGCACCATCCTGCGGCTGCGCCATGACGTCGTGATGATCGGCCGCGCCACCGTGGTGCCGCTGCCGGCCGAGGTGCAGGTGAGGCTCGCAGGTCCCCTGGCAGAGGTGAGCGCGGCGATCCTGCGCTTCCTCAAATCCGCTGCGGAGGCCTTGCGCGAGGGCGCCGGCGCGCCGCCGATCCACCCCGTGCACGTCGCGCTTGCGCACTATTCCGAGGCGGTCGCCGCGGTGCGCCAGGATGGACTGATCCGCGGCCACACGAGCGATACCGCGGAGCGCTTTTTTGCGCTCGGCTTCTCGCTGGAGCAGATGCACCAGAACCTCTGCGACCTCGACCGCGTCGTCGGCGAATGGTCGGAGGCCGCGGCGGATGGTCCGGTGAAGGTGGCGGAGTGA